From Pseudomonas sp. StFLB209, a single genomic window includes:
- a CDS encoding class I SAM-dependent methyltransferase: MNSEALATLHQHLLTALDPAPAETRRLFHGRGRVWPGLEHLTVDWMQGVVLVALFREPAAEELAALKQLLQELTNSQAWRNSKAHSLLLQHRYTAHSDTEWLIGEHRDHWLITESGLRYKLDFGRNQNTGLFLDMRYGRDWVRAQASGKRVLNLFAYTCGFSVAAIAGGAEQVVNLDMAKGPLNRGRENHKLNGHEMHRVSFLGHDLFNSWGKVTRSGPYELIIIDPPSFQKGSFVLDKDYQRVLRRLPQLLSPGGQVLACMNDPLVASQFLIEQTAREAPALRFVERLDNPPEFADASAEGGLKALVFTLDN; the protein is encoded by the coding sequence ATGAATTCCGAAGCACTCGCCACCCTGCACCAGCATCTGCTCACCGCCCTGGACCCCGCCCCGGCTGAAACCCGTCGCTTGTTTCACGGCCGCGGGCGGGTCTGGCCGGGGCTTGAACACCTCACCGTGGACTGGATGCAGGGGGTGGTGCTGGTGGCGCTGTTCCGCGAGCCGGCGGCCGAGGAGCTTGCTGCGCTCAAACAACTGCTGCAGGAACTGACCAATAGCCAGGCATGGCGCAACAGCAAGGCCCATAGCCTGCTGCTGCAACACCGTTATACGGCGCACAGCGATACCGAGTGGCTGATCGGTGAACACCGGGATCACTGGCTGATCACCGAGAGCGGCCTGCGCTACAAGCTCGATTTCGGCCGCAACCAGAATACCGGGCTGTTTCTCGACATGCGCTACGGCCGCGACTGGGTACGGGCCCAGGCCAGTGGCAAGCGAGTGCTGAACCTGTTCGCCTACACCTGTGGCTTTTCGGTGGCGGCGATTGCCGGCGGTGCTGAACAGGTGGTGAACCTGGACATGGCCAAAGGGCCGCTGAATCGTGGTCGGGAGAATCACAAGCTCAATGGCCACGAAATGCACCGGGTGAGTTTTCTTGGCCACGACCTGTTCAATTCCTGGGGCAAGGTGACCCGCAGCGGCCCCTATGAGCTGATCATCATCGACCCGCCGTCGTTTCAGAAAGGCAGCTTTGTGCTGGACAAGGACTACCAGCGGGTGCTGCGCCGCCTGCCGCAGTTGCTCAGCCCCGGCGGTCAGGTGCTGGCCTGCATGAACGACCCGTTGGTCGCGTCGCAATTTCTGATCGAACAGACGGCCCGTGAAGCCCCGGCGCTGCGCTTTGTCGAACGGCTGGACAACCCGCCGGAGTTTGCCGATGCCAGTGCCGAAGGCG
- a CDS encoding TerC family protein, protein MEWIADPTAWLGLLTLIILELVLGIDNLVFIAILADKLPPHQRDKARIIGLTLALLMRLGLLASISWMVTLTAPLFEVFGKSFSGRDLIMLFGGVFLLFKATMELHERLEGHVSQRATTGTYALFWPIVAQIVVLDAVFSLDAVITAVGMVEHLSVMMIAVIISIGVMIVASKPLTTFVNRHPTVIMLCLGFLMMIGFSLTAEGLGFHIPKGYLYAAIGFSILIEVFNQVARKRRKASAHGSLPRRERAAHAVMRLLGGRQLEEGSVDEEISDMVDSAGGTEAVFDRRERVMISGVLQLAERPIRTVMTARAEVEYIDLKDDADKIRLKLMHSSVSRLPLVGEAGIDEPLGYVHKKELLRELLAGNQPDMALMARKAINLLENFSILNALEQMRKESTHIAFVVNEFGDFIGILSMTDILESIAGQLPDASEMAGPDIVTQGEDFVVSGALNLSLIRERTGFQARVTEDYQTLAGLVMSLLDRLPVIGDQLEHQGWSLKVTGVEERRVTKVLLQRQQQATGK, encoded by the coding sequence ATGGAATGGATTGCTGACCCCACGGCCTGGCTGGGCCTGCTGACCCTTATCATTCTGGAACTGGTACTGGGTATCGATAACCTGGTGTTCATCGCCATTCTGGCCGACAAGCTGCCGCCACATCAGCGCGACAAGGCGCGAATCATCGGCCTGACCCTCGCACTGCTGATGCGTCTGGGCCTGCTGGCGAGTATCTCGTGGATGGTGACCCTGACCGCGCCGCTGTTCGAGGTGTTCGGCAAGAGCTTCTCGGGCCGTGACCTGATCATGCTGTTCGGCGGTGTGTTCCTGTTGTTCAAGGCCACCATGGAACTGCACGAACGGCTCGAAGGCCATGTCAGCCAGCGCGCCACCACCGGCACTTACGCGCTGTTCTGGCCGATCGTTGCCCAGATTGTGGTACTCGATGCGGTGTTCTCGCTCGATGCGGTCATCACCGCCGTCGGTATGGTTGAGCACCTGTCGGTCATGATGATCGCGGTCATCATCTCGATCGGTGTGATGATTGTCGCCAGCAAGCCGCTGACCACCTTCGTCAACCGGCACCCGACCGTGATCATGCTGTGTCTGGGCTTTTTGATGATGATCGGTTTCAGCCTGACCGCCGAAGGTCTGGGCTTCCACATCCCGAAAGGCTACCTGTACGCGGCGATCGGCTTCTCGATCCTGATCGAGGTGTTCAACCAGGTTGCCCGCAAGCGCCGCAAGGCGTCCGCGCATGGCAGCCTGCCGCGTCGTGAGCGCGCTGCCCATGCGGTGATGCGCCTGCTGGGTGGCCGCCAACTCGAAGAGGGCTCTGTCGATGAAGAAATCAGCGACATGGTTGACTCTGCCGGCGGAACCGAAGCGGTGTTCGATCGTCGTGAGCGGGTGATGATCAGTGGCGTGCTGCAGTTGGCCGAACGGCCGATCCGCACAGTGATGACGGCACGTGCAGAGGTGGAATACATCGACCTCAAGGACGACGCCGACAAGATCCGCCTCAAGCTGATGCATTCATCGGTGTCGCGTCTGCCGCTGGTGGGCGAGGCCGGGATCGATGAGCCGCTGGGCTATGTGCACAAGAAAGAACTGCTGCGTGAGCTGCTGGCCGGCAACCAGCCGGACATGGCGCTGATGGCCCGCAAGGCGATCAACCTGCTGGAGAACTTTTCGATCCTCAATGCGCTGGAGCAAATGCGTAAAGAGTCGACGCACATTGCTTTTGTGGTCAATGAGTTCGGCGACTTCATCGGTATCCTCAGCATGACCGACATCCTGGAGTCGATCGCTGGCCAGTTGCCGGACGCCAGTGAAATGGCCGGGCCGGATATCGTCACCCAGGGCGAGGACTTCGTTGTTTCCGGTGCCCTGAACCTCAGCCTGATCCGCGAGCGCACCGGCTTCCAGGCCCGCGTCACCGAGGACTACCAGACGCTGGCCGGCCTGGTGATGAGCCTGCTGGATCGTCTGCCAGTGATCGGTGACCAGCTGGAGCATCAAGGCTGGTCGTTGAAGGTGACCGGTGTCGAAGAGCGGCGGGTGACCAAAGTGTTGCTGCAACGCCAGCAGCAAGCCACCGGCAAGTAA
- a CDS encoding GNAT family N-acetyltransferase produces MIQIRPMTAADFDGFWPTFQAVVSARETYAYDPALTFEQARELWLNYPLHTLVAEEHGVLLGSYYLKANAAGPGSHVSNCGYMVTEAARGRGVARLMCEHSQQLARQSGFLAMQFNSVVASNEVAVALWGKLGFDTVGRLPRAYRHARLGLVDCLVMYKWLGEQPAVTAEPERPLLIGRKNIESVVSRPRRR; encoded by the coding sequence ATGATCCAGATCCGCCCCATGACCGCCGCCGACTTCGACGGCTTCTGGCCAACCTTCCAGGCCGTCGTCAGCGCCCGGGAAACCTACGCCTATGACCCGGCCCTGACCTTTGAGCAGGCCCGCGAGCTGTGGCTGAATTATCCGCTGCACACGTTGGTCGCTGAAGAACACGGCGTATTGCTGGGCAGTTACTACCTCAAGGCCAATGCCGCAGGTCCCGGTAGCCATGTCAGCAACTGCGGCTATATGGTCACCGAGGCTGCGCGTGGCCGTGGCGTGGCCCGGCTGATGTGCGAGCACTCGCAGCAGTTGGCAAGGCAAAGCGGTTTTCTGGCCATGCAGTTCAACTCGGTGGTGGCCAGCAACGAAGTGGCCGTCGCGCTGTGGGGCAAGCTGGGCTTCGACACCGTCGGCCGCCTGCCACGCGCCTACCGTCACGCCCGGCTGGGCCTGGTGGATTGTCTGGTGATGTACAAATGGCTGGGCGAACAACCGGCTGTTACAGCTGAGCCAGAGCGCCCACTGTTGATCGGCCGGAAAAATATCGAGTCGGTGGTATCACGGCCGCGTCGGCGCTGA
- the cysC gene encoding adenylyl-sulfate kinase: MPSPILADLKSPQSSMSHVFWLTGLPAAGKTTLAKALEQRLKAVGRQALVLDGDELRRGLCADLGMSDADRRENIRRAGEVAALLQRSGLDVICAFVSPFNEDRQRVRQLFATGQFTEVHVSTSLQVCMQRDPKGLYARAQRGELHNLTGWDAPFEVPLAAEFSFDSHTMSTEHLLDALCERAVQAS; encoded by the coding sequence ATGCCCAGCCCTATTCTTGCTGACCTGAAGTCTCCCCAGTCATCCATGAGCCATGTGTTCTGGCTCACCGGCCTGCCTGCTGCCGGCAAGACCACCCTGGCCAAAGCGCTTGAACAGCGCCTGAAGGCTGTGGGCCGCCAGGCACTGGTGCTCGACGGTGACGAGCTGCGCCGCGGCTTGTGCGCCGATCTGGGCATGAGCGATGCCGACCGCCGGGAAAACATTCGCCGGGCCGGTGAGGTCGCTGCGTTGTTGCAGCGTTCAGGGCTGGATGTGATCTGCGCGTTCGTCTCGCCCTTCAATGAAGACCGCCAGCGGGTACGCCAGCTGTTCGCAACCGGGCAGTTCACCGAGGTGCATGTCAGCACCAGCCTGCAGGTGTGCATGCAGCGCGACCCCAAAGGCCTGTACGCCCGCGCACAACGAGGCGAGCTGCACAATCTGACCGGTTGGGATGCGCCTTTTGAGGTGCCGCTGGCGGCCGAATTCAGCTTCGACAGCCATACCATGAGCACTGAACATTTGCTTGATGCGCTGTGTGAACGTGCAGTGCAGGCGAGTTAA